In one Trichlorobacter lovleyi SZ genomic region, the following are encoded:
- a CDS encoding nucleotidyl transferase AbiEii/AbiGii toxin family protein yields the protein MIAEICFTADWLDKKRKELKGVDPSLLERALHAFALLGHLAESDLNFVFKGGTSLLLHVPVIRRLSIDIDILCSAPATELDRILGEVAKVPPFTRYEEDERGSRGLPQRRHFKFFYTPLVAGNPAPYVFLDVVEEPHVPHDVIVKPITPDILEIRREIPVTVPTVESLLADKLTAFAPRTTGVHIAPANGGPPDTMQIVKQLFDVGELFNLTEDLTAVRRVYHKVFDLENVYRGGGMTATDSLHDTLDASLRLSLHRLKGVSDSPDALMLEDGTRKLTSHLVNHRFNLDAAKLAAAKAALVARLIGSEGAGSSLEVFKAIPSPEEMRQLKIEGEWERLNRLMSVNPEAFWYWYQASRLV from the coding sequence ATGATCGCTGAAATCTGCTTTACGGCCGACTGGTTGGACAAAAAAAGGAAAGAGCTTAAAGGGGTTGATCCTTCCCTGCTTGAACGAGCTCTCCATGCCTTCGCACTTCTGGGTCACCTGGCGGAAAGTGACCTGAATTTCGTATTCAAGGGGGGGACGAGCCTCCTGCTCCATGTCCCGGTCATCCGCAGACTTTCCATTGATATTGACATTCTCTGTTCAGCTCCGGCAACAGAACTGGACCGGATTCTCGGTGAGGTGGCGAAGGTGCCGCCATTTACCCGCTATGAGGAAGATGAGCGGGGTTCCCGTGGCCTGCCACAAAGACGGCACTTCAAATTCTTCTACACCCCCCTTGTTGCCGGCAACCCGGCGCCCTACGTTTTCCTGGATGTCGTGGAAGAACCCCATGTTCCCCATGATGTGATAGTCAAACCGATTACTCCGGATATTCTGGAGATCCGACGAGAGATCCCGGTCACAGTTCCCACAGTGGAAAGCTTGCTGGCGGATAAGCTGACGGCATTTGCCCCGAGAACAACCGGTGTGCACATTGCACCGGCCAATGGCGGCCCCCCTGACACCATGCAGATCGTCAAACAACTCTTCGATGTGGGCGAGTTGTTCAACCTGACAGAGGACCTAACGGCTGTCCGAAGGGTTTACCATAAGGTTTTTGATCTGGAAAATGTATATCGCGGTGGCGGTATGACCGCAACTGACAGCCTGCACGACACGCTGGATGCATCCTTGAGACTCAGCCTGCATCGCCTCAAGGGGGTAAGCGACTCTCCTGATGCGCTCATGCTCGAAGATGGAACACGAAAGCTAACATCCCATCTCGTCAACCACCGCTTCAACCTGGATGCAGCAAAGCTGGCAGCTGCAAAAGCCGCACTGGTGGCCAGATTGATAGGAAGCGAGGGGGCAGGTTCTTCGTTGGAGGTTTTCAAGGCAATTCCTTCACCAGAAGAGATGCGACAGTTGAAGATTGAGGGTGAATGGGAACGCCTCAACCGACTCATGTCGGTCAATCCCGAGGCATTTTGGTACTGGTATCAGGCAAGCAGGCTGGTGTGA
- a CDS encoding DUF6577 family protein: MKLPLTHKAYLFTHTLPVLKVQSAYFSIDAVKRTLTADGIELADNSLRKYMSEAMATGIVVDAGRGWYSRHSRPVSLDPKPVANVIRDVKKVFPLLDFCCWSTVQFNPFALHLIAQPTTFLYAESDTLNSVADALRGIGWNAWANPVKNVVDQLLQPSEKTIVLRPTKTDQPNAKEHIAAIEKALVDLVIEANKLKLMDSAEVQRIIDTALGSGLLQLTVLFGYAEDLKKKIDSKEIIH; the protein is encoded by the coding sequence ATGAAATTACCTTTGACACATAAAGCTTATCTCTTTACCCATACGCTTCCTGTACTCAAGGTGCAGAGCGCGTATTTTTCCATCGATGCTGTGAAGCGCACTTTGACTGCTGATGGAATCGAATTGGCTGATAACTCTCTTCGCAAGTACATGAGCGAGGCTATGGCCACCGGCATTGTCGTTGATGCTGGACGTGGCTGGTACAGCCGCCATAGTAGGCCCGTCAGTCTCGATCCAAAGCCTGTAGCAAACGTGATCCGTGATGTGAAAAAGGTTTTCCCGCTACTCGATTTCTGCTGCTGGTCCACGGTTCAGTTCAATCCTTTTGCCCTGCATCTTATAGCCCAACCTACGACTTTCCTCTATGCTGAGAGCGACACCTTAAATTCAGTAGCCGACGCATTACGCGGGATCGGCTGGAATGCTTGGGCTAATCCTGTTAAAAATGTTGTGGATCAATTACTCCAGCCCAGCGAGAAGACAATCGTCCTCCGTCCAACAAAAACTGATCAGCCGAACGCCAAGGAGCATATCGCGGCCATTGAAAAGGCACTGGTAGATCTTGTCATCGAAGCTAACAAACTTAAATTGATGGATTCTGCCGAAGTGCAGCGGATTATTGACACTGCCCTTGGCTCAGGATTGTTGCAACTTACTGTTTTATTTGGCTATGCAGAAGATCTCAAGAAGAAAATAGATAGCAAGGAGATAATACACTAA